In Leptospira wolbachii serovar Codice str. CDC, the genomic stretch GAAAGGGAAATATTTCTCTACTCAATTTACTTTCTCTTTTAAAAGAATTGGATCTACTCAACGAATTACAACTCATCTTTCGAGACCCCAATCTTTCTCTTGCACTCCTTGCAAAATCAAAAACAAAAAAGCCGAGACAAAGAGTAAGAAAACAGAAAAAAATATCACCTAACGAAAACAAGGAATGGATCTGGGGCAAACAGAATGAGTGATCCCATAACATTGGCCAAAGTATATCTTTGGGGTAGCCTCGTTGGTTATGTTTCTTGGAATGAAGAAGGTAGGTTTGCATCCTTTGAGTATGACAACGAGTTTTTAAATGCTCCTGTTGAACCTTCACCTCTTTTGATGCCAAAAAGTCGAACACTCTATTTTTTTCGC encodes the following:
- a CDS encoding helix-turn-helix domain-containing protein, producing the protein MNWSDENLYTILEKIGTSLKGRRVQMGLSQEDLSVKSGVSPSSIARLETGKGNISLLNLLSLLKELDLLNELQLIFRDPNLSLALLAKSKTKKPRQRVRKQKKISPNENKEWIWGKQNE